From the Rhodococcus sp. NBC_00297 genome, one window contains:
- the sigE gene encoding RNA polymerase sigma factor SigE — protein sequence MITSPREHAALTSPTSRPAAESEQTVDGPDELSGTAVFDATGDATSMPSWDELVREHGDRVYRLAYRLSGNAQDAEDLTQDTFIRVFRSLQNYQPGTFEGWLHRITTNLFLDMVRRRNRIRMEALPEDYDRVPSDTPDPEQIYHDARLDPDLQAALDSLAPEFRAAIVLCDIEGLSYEEIGATLGVKLGTVRSRIHRGRQALRDHLAASRRTRESLTSAE from the coding sequence ATGATCACCAGCCCGCGCGAACACGCTGCCCTCACGTCCCCGACCTCCCGCCCCGCCGCCGAGTCCGAACAGACCGTCGACGGTCCCGACGAGCTGTCCGGCACCGCGGTGTTCGACGCGACCGGAGACGCGACGTCGATGCCGTCCTGGGACGAACTCGTCCGCGAGCACGGTGACCGCGTCTACCGCCTCGCCTACCGGCTGTCCGGCAACGCGCAGGATGCCGAGGACCTCACGCAGGACACCTTCATCCGCGTGTTCCGCTCGCTGCAGAACTACCAGCCCGGCACCTTCGAGGGCTGGTTGCACCGCATCACGACGAACCTGTTCCTGGACATGGTGCGTCGCCGCAACCGCATCCGGATGGAGGCGCTGCCGGAGGATTACGACCGGGTGCCGTCCGACACCCCCGATCCCGAGCAGATCTACCACGACGCCCGGCTCGACCCGGATCTGCAGGCGGCGCTCGACTCGCTCGCTCCCGAGTTCCGTGCAGCCATCGTGCTGTGCGACATCGAGGGTCTGTCCTACGAGGAGATCGGCGCGACCCTGGGGGTCAAGCTCGGCACCGTCCGTAGCCGTATCCACCGTGGCCGCCAGGCGCTGCGCGACCACCTCGCCGCCAGTCGGCGTACCCGCGAGTCGCTGACCTCGGCCGAGTAG
- a CDS encoding O-methyltransferase — translation MLHYAEASVVEDEILQAARERAVDLGAAPIPASVGAVLSMVAQLSGARTVVEVGTGAGVSGLWLLDGMRPDGVLTTIDTEPEHQRAAKEAFRSGGIGASRTRLINGRALDVLPRLADASYDLVFVDATPRDHVGFVTEGVRMLRPGGALILHNALLGGRVADASSRDEATVAVRAAARAIAENDSLTAVVLPLGDGLLCASRVPE, via the coding sequence ATGCTGCACTACGCCGAAGCCTCCGTCGTGGAGGACGAGATCCTGCAGGCCGCGCGCGAGCGCGCCGTGGATCTGGGCGCCGCGCCGATACCGGCGTCCGTCGGTGCCGTGCTCAGCATGGTCGCGCAGTTGTCCGGAGCGCGCACGGTGGTGGAGGTCGGAACCGGCGCCGGTGTCAGCGGGCTGTGGCTGCTGGACGGGATGCGGCCCGACGGGGTCCTCACCACCATCGACACCGAACCGGAGCATCAGCGCGCCGCCAAGGAGGCGTTCCGTTCCGGCGGCATCGGGGCATCGCGGACCCGGTTGATCAACGGCCGCGCCCTCGACGTGCTCCCCCGCCTTGCCGACGCGTCCTACGACCTGGTGTTCGTCGACGCGACGCCGCGGGACCACGTCGGATTCGTGACGGAGGGCGTGCGGATGCTCCGCCCCGGTGGCGCCCTGATCCTGCACAACGCGTTGCTGGGTGGACGCGTCGCGGACGCCTCGTCACGCGACGAGGCCACCGTCGCCGTCCGCGCGGCCGCCCGCGCCATCGCGGAGAACGACAGCCTGACAGCGGTCGTCCTTCCCCTCGGCGACGGCCTGCTGTGCGCCTCGCGCGTGCCGGAGTGA
- the glgC gene encoding glucose-1-phosphate adenylyltransferase codes for MRTQPHVLGIVLAGGEGKRLYPMTADRAKPAVPFGGAYRLIDFVLSNLVNAGYLRLCVLTQYKSHSLDRHISQTWRLSGFAGEYITPVPAQQRLGPRWYTGSADAIFQSMNLVYDEDPEYIVVFGADHVYRMDPEQMVQQHIDSGAGVTVAGIRVPRAEATAFGCIDSDASGNITEFLEKPSDPPGTPDDPTMTFASMGNYVFTTKVLVDAIRADAEDSDSDHDMGGNIIPALVAAGKASVYDFKDNVVPGATERDKGYWRDVGTLDAFYDAHMDLVSVHPIFNLYNKRWPIRGAADNLPPAKFVQGGLAQESIVGAGSILSGATVRNSVLSSSVIIDAGATVEGSVIMPGVRIGRNAVVRNAILDKNVVVNDGEIIGVDRERDSERFNVSANGVVAVGKGVWI; via the coding sequence GTGAGGACCCAGCCGCATGTACTCGGAATCGTGCTCGCCGGAGGTGAGGGCAAACGCCTGTATCCGATGACAGCCGATCGCGCGAAGCCCGCGGTCCCGTTCGGTGGTGCGTACCGCCTGATCGACTTCGTGCTGAGCAATCTCGTCAACGCCGGCTATCTGCGGTTGTGCGTTCTGACCCAGTACAAGTCGCACTCGCTCGACCGGCACATCTCCCAGACCTGGCGGCTGTCGGGTTTCGCGGGTGAGTACATCACCCCCGTGCCCGCGCAGCAGCGGCTCGGGCCCCGCTGGTACACCGGCAGTGCCGACGCCATCTTCCAGTCCATGAACCTCGTGTACGACGAGGATCCCGAGTACATCGTCGTGTTCGGTGCGGACCACGTGTACCGCATGGACCCCGAGCAGATGGTGCAGCAGCACATCGATTCCGGTGCCGGTGTCACGGTGGCCGGCATCCGCGTACCGCGCGCCGAGGCAACGGCATTCGGCTGCATCGACAGCGACGCCTCGGGCAACATCACCGAGTTCCTCGAGAAGCCGTCGGACCCGCCCGGAACGCCGGACGACCCCACCATGACGTTCGCGTCGATGGGCAACTACGTCTTCACCACCAAGGTGCTCGTCGATGCCATCCGTGCCGACGCCGAGGACTCGGATTCCGATCACGACATGGGCGGCAACATCATTCCCGCGCTCGTCGCGGCCGGGAAGGCATCGGTCTACGACTTCAAGGACAACGTCGTCCCGGGTGCGACCGAGCGGGACAAGGGCTACTGGCGCGACGTCGGCACCCTGGACGCGTTCTACGACGCACACATGGACCTGGTGTCGGTCCACCCGATCTTCAACCTCTACAACAAGCGGTGGCCGATCCGCGGCGCCGCGGACAACCTGCCGCCCGCCAAGTTCGTGCAGGGCGGTCTGGCTCAGGAGTCGATCGTCGGAGCGGGATCGATCCTGTCCGGCGCGACGGTGCGCAACTCGGTGCTGAGCTCGTCGGTGATCATCGACGCGGGCGCCACCGTGGAGGGCAGCGTCATCATGCCCGGAGTGCGCATCGGTCGTAATGCGGTCGTCCGCAACGCCATCCTGGACAAGAACGTGGTGGTGAACGACGGCGAGATCATCGGCGTGGACCGCGAGCGGGACAGCGAGCGGTTCAACGTGAGCGCCAACGGCGTGGTCGCCGTCGGCAAGGGTGTCTGGATCTAG
- the glgA gene encoding glycogen synthase produces MRVAMMTKEYPPEIYGGAGVHVTQLVDRLRALCEVDVHCIGAPRETAVVHSPDPALVDANPALTTLSTGLRMANAAGGADVVHSHTWYTGLAGHLAAELYGIPHVLTAHSLEPRRPWKAEQLGGGYRISSWSERNAMEYADAVVAVSDGMKADVLDCYPRIDPDRVHVVRNGIDTEVWHAGGPADGAPSALEAIGVRTDAPIVAFVGRITRQKGVGHLIAAAHSFDPSIQLVLCAGAPDTPEIAVETERAVTALSESRGNVFWVREMLPTEQIRQILSAAAVFVCPSVYEPLGIVNLEAMACETAVVASDVGGIPEVVADGRTGALVHYDAADTATFEADLAAAVNDLVADESRAARQGVAGRERAVAEFSWESIAQQTMEVYAAARA; encoded by the coding sequence ATGCGAGTGGCGATGATGACCAAGGAATATCCCCCCGAGATCTACGGCGGCGCGGGCGTTCACGTGACGCAGCTGGTCGACCGTCTCCGCGCACTGTGCGAGGTCGACGTGCACTGCATCGGCGCGCCGCGCGAGACCGCCGTCGTGCACTCGCCGGACCCGGCCCTGGTCGACGCGAACCCGGCCTTGACCACGCTCTCCACGGGACTGCGGATGGCGAACGCCGCCGGCGGCGCCGACGTGGTGCACTCGCACACCTGGTACACCGGCCTCGCCGGCCACCTCGCGGCCGAGCTGTACGGGATCCCGCACGTGCTCACCGCGCACTCGCTGGAACCGCGCCGCCCCTGGAAGGCCGAGCAGCTGGGCGGCGGCTACCGCATCTCGTCGTGGTCCGAGCGCAACGCCATGGAGTACGCCGACGCCGTCGTCGCGGTCAGCGACGGCATGAAGGCCGACGTGCTGGACTGCTACCCACGCATCGATCCGGACCGAGTTCATGTGGTGCGCAACGGCATCGACACCGAGGTGTGGCACGCCGGCGGCCCCGCGGACGGCGCGCCGTCCGCGCTCGAGGCGATCGGCGTGCGCACCGACGCCCCCATCGTCGCGTTCGTCGGCCGCATCACCCGGCAGAAGGGCGTGGGGCACCTCATCGCCGCGGCCCACTCGTTCGATCCGTCCATTCAGCTGGTGCTGTGCGCGGGTGCGCCCGACACCCCGGAGATCGCGGTCGAGACCGAGCGCGCCGTCACCGCCCTGTCCGAGAGCCGCGGCAACGTGTTCTGGGTCCGCGAGATGCTGCCGACCGAGCAGATCCGCCAGATCCTCTCGGCGGCCGCCGTGTTCGTGTGCCCGTCGGTGTACGAGCCCCTCGGCATCGTCAACCTGGAGGCGATGGCCTGCGAGACGGCCGTCGTCGCGTCCGACGTGGGCGGCATCCCCGAGGTCGTGGCCGACGGCCGTACCGGGGCTCTCGTGCACTACGACGCCGCGGACACCGCCACGTTCGAGGCGGACCTGGCCGCCGCGGTCAACGACCTCGTCGCCGACGAGAGTCGAGCAGCGCGGCAGGGTGTCGCCGGTCGCGAGCGCGCCGTCGCCGAGTTCTCCTGGGAGTCGATCGCGCAGCAGACGATGGAGGTCTACGCCGCGGCCCGCGCGTAG
- a CDS encoding methyltransferase domain-containing protein, whose translation MNDDAVALLACPHCGSDLEADDPDSGSAALLCDRGHTFDVARQGYVSLLSGSGGKIVGDSTEMVAARAEFLDRGHYDPLMDAVADAVGDRRRVLDVGVGTGHYLARVLDAGVPDAVGVGLDVSKAAARRAARSHPRASAVVADVWQSIPVRSGVIDAALSVFSPRNAEELARVLAPAGVLVVLTPTERHLVELVDDLGLVRVDENKTQRLGDTLGGRFERVRRVPITYSTTLTRDEIVDVVSMGPSARHIPAADLRARVDEMPPAREVTVSVTLGVYARAAA comes from the coding sequence GTGAACGACGATGCGGTGGCCCTGCTCGCGTGCCCACACTGCGGGTCGGACCTCGAGGCCGACGATCCGGACTCGGGATCTGCCGCGCTGCTGTGCGACCGCGGGCACACGTTCGACGTCGCGCGCCAGGGATACGTCAGCCTGCTCTCCGGGTCCGGCGGCAAGATCGTCGGCGACTCCACCGAGATGGTCGCTGCGCGCGCCGAGTTCCTCGACCGCGGGCACTACGACCCGCTGATGGACGCCGTGGCCGACGCCGTGGGGGACCGGCGCCGCGTGCTCGACGTCGGAGTGGGCACCGGGCACTACCTCGCCCGCGTGCTGGACGCGGGCGTCCCCGATGCCGTCGGCGTCGGTCTCGACGTGTCCAAGGCGGCTGCGCGCCGCGCCGCACGATCGCACCCGCGGGCGTCCGCGGTGGTCGCGGACGTCTGGCAGAGCATCCCGGTCCGCTCCGGCGTGATCGACGCGGCCCTGTCGGTGTTCTCGCCGCGCAACGCAGAGGAACTCGCGCGCGTGCTCGCACCCGCCGGGGTGCTGGTGGTGCTCACCCCCACCGAGCGCCATCTCGTCGAGTTGGTCGACGATCTGGGTCTCGTCCGGGTGGACGAGAACAAGACGCAGAGGTTGGGCGACACGCTCGGCGGCCGGTTCGAGCGGGTGCGCCGGGTCCCGATCACCTACTCGACCACGCTCACGCGGGACGAGATCGTCGACGTCGTGAGCATGGGGCCGTCGGCGCGCCACATCCCGGCGGCGGATCTGCGCGCGCGGGTCGACGAGATGCCGCCCGCGCGCGAGGTCACCGTGTCGGTGACCCTCGGTGTCTACGCGCGGGCCGCGGCGTAG
- a CDS encoding DUF3117 domain-containing protein: MAAMKPRTGDGPLEATKEGRGIVMRVPLEGGGRLVVELTPDEAAALGDELKGVTS, from the coding sequence ATGGCGGCCATGAAGCCCCGGACCGGGGACGGTCCGCTCGAGGCGACCAAAGAGGGACGAGGAATCGTCATGAGGGTTCCACTCGAAGGCGGAGGACGCTTGGTCGTCGAACTGACTCCCGACGAGGCAGCCGCTCTGGGCGACGAGCTCAAGGGCGTCACCAGCTGA
- a CDS encoding DNA-3-methyladenine glycosylase I encodes MGSDGRARCLWAGDPTTDPLYARYHDEEWGVIVHGRDALYERITLEAFQSGLSWITILRKRDAFRAAFAHFDPTVVARWGDDDVERLMGDAGIVRNRAKIVAAVRNARAIVDQDLDLDALLWSFAPPRRGRPTSLQDVPAVTPESTALARTLKKSGFAFVGPTTAYALMQATGMVDDHLAGCWVPAR; translated from the coding sequence ATCGGTTCGGACGGACGGGCCCGCTGCCTCTGGGCCGGTGACCCGACGACCGATCCGCTGTACGCCCGGTACCACGACGAGGAATGGGGCGTCATCGTCCACGGTCGCGACGCGCTCTACGAGCGGATCACCCTCGAGGCGTTCCAGTCGGGACTCTCGTGGATCACCATTCTGCGCAAGCGGGACGCCTTTCGAGCGGCGTTCGCGCACTTCGATCCGACCGTCGTCGCGCGGTGGGGAGACGACGACGTCGAACGCCTCATGGGTGACGCGGGAATCGTCCGCAACCGCGCGAAAATCGTTGCGGCGGTGCGTAATGCGCGGGCCATCGTCGATCAGGACCTCGATCTCGACGCGCTCCTGTGGTCGTTCGCACCGCCGCGCCGCGGTCGCCCCACGAGCCTGCAGGACGTTCCCGCGGTGACACCCGAGTCCACCGCTCTCGCGCGCACTCTCAAGAAGTCCGGCTTCGCGTTCGTCGGCCCCACCACGGCGTACGCGCTGATGCAGGCGACCGGAATGGTCGACGATCACCTCGCCGGATGCTGGGTTCCCGCGCGCTAG
- a CDS encoding DivIVA domain-containing protein yields the protein MVTILLYVVVIAVVAAALFLLASVVFGRGEEMEPLPEGTTATALPARGISGRDVRALRFSLTLRGYDAREVDWALDRLAVEIDSLRLRLREAEPSEAVVEDAPGDDV from the coding sequence ATGGTGACGATCCTGCTGTACGTCGTCGTGATCGCGGTCGTGGCCGCGGCCCTGTTCCTCCTCGCGTCCGTCGTCTTCGGCCGTGGGGAGGAGATGGAACCGTTGCCGGAGGGGACCACGGCCACCGCGCTGCCCGCTCGTGGCATCTCCGGGCGCGACGTGCGAGCGCTGCGATTCTCCCTCACGCTGCGCGGGTACGACGCCCGCGAGGTCGACTGGGCCCTCGATCGACTCGCGGTCGAGATCGACAGCTTGCGGCTACGCCTGCGCGAGGCCGAGCCGTCGGAAGCCGTCGTGGAGGACGCGCCCGGTGACGACGTCTGA
- a CDS encoding glucosyl-3-phosphoglycerate synthase, translating into MTLAGMLTTATDWDRENSWESPSWTLEELEAAKGDRTVSVVLPALNEEETVAGVLDTISPLLGRLVDELVVLDSGSTDRTAVRATAAGATVVSREEAVPELAPAPGKGEVLWRAIAATTGDVIAFVDSDLIDPDPQFVPKLLGPLLMGDGIHLVKGYYRRPLSGSTEAHGGGRVTELVARPLLAALRPELGRVIQPLGGEYAGTRELLSSVPFAPGYGVEIGLLMDTYDRLGMDAIGQVNLGVRRHRNRPLVELGAMSRQIVGTMLARAGIADSGAGLTQFVLDGETFVPSITDVSLADRPPMRTVRPWAGKSGVEKSGG; encoded by the coding sequence ATGACACTCGCAGGCATGCTCACCACCGCGACCGACTGGGATCGCGAGAACAGCTGGGAATCACCCTCCTGGACCCTCGAGGAGCTCGAGGCGGCGAAGGGTGACCGGACCGTCTCGGTCGTGCTTCCCGCACTGAACGAGGAGGAGACCGTCGCCGGTGTCCTCGACACCATCTCGCCGCTCCTCGGGCGACTGGTCGACGAGTTGGTGGTGCTCGACTCCGGGTCGACCGACCGGACCGCCGTGCGTGCGACGGCCGCCGGTGCCACCGTCGTCTCCCGGGAGGAGGCGGTTCCCGAACTCGCCCCCGCTCCCGGCAAGGGGGAGGTGTTGTGGCGCGCGATTGCGGCCACGACGGGCGACGTCATCGCGTTCGTGGACTCCGACCTGATCGATCCCGACCCGCAGTTCGTGCCCAAGCTCCTCGGGCCGTTGCTCATGGGGGACGGCATCCATCTGGTCAAGGGCTACTACCGCCGGCCGCTGAGCGGGTCGACCGAAGCACACGGTGGTGGGCGCGTGACCGAACTGGTGGCCAGACCGCTGTTGGCCGCGCTGCGTCCCGAGCTCGGAAGGGTCATCCAGCCGCTGGGCGGGGAGTACGCGGGCACCCGCGAACTGCTGTCCTCGGTGCCCTTCGCGCCCGGGTACGGCGTGGAGATCGGTCTGCTGATGGACACGTACGACCGGTTGGGCATGGACGCGATCGGGCAGGTGAACCTCGGAGTCCGGCGTCACCGCAACCGGCCGCTCGTGGAGCTGGGGGCCATGAGCCGTCAGATCGTCGGAACCATGCTGGCGCGCGCCGGCATCGCCGACTCGGGAGCCGGTCTCACGCAGTTCGTCCTCGACGGGGAGACCTTCGTGCCCTCGATCACCGACGTCTCGCTGGCCGACCGGCCGCCCATGCGCACGGTGCGGCCGTGGGCGGGCAAGTCGGGAGTCGAGAAGTCGGGGGGCTGA
- the folP gene encoding dihydropteroate synthase, with amino-acid sequence MAIVNRTPDSFYDRGATFEDDAAMDAVRRAVDEGADLVDIGGVKAGPGATVDAAEETRRVVPFVAAIRAAYPDLVISVDTWRAEVARLACAEGADLINDTWAGADPELVHVAAEVGAGIVCSHTGGAVPRTRPHRVRYPDVVADVLSEVTRSAENALAAGVRADGIIIDPTHDFGKNTYHGLELLRRIDSLVNTGWPVLMALSNKDFIGETLGVGLAERLEGTLAATALTASQGARMFRVHEVAATRRVVDMVAAIAGTRAPARTVRGLA; translated from the coding sequence ATGGCCATCGTCAACCGCACCCCCGACAGCTTCTACGACCGCGGCGCGACGTTCGAGGACGACGCCGCGATGGACGCGGTCCGCCGTGCGGTGGACGAGGGTGCCGACCTCGTCGACATCGGCGGTGTGAAGGCCGGACCCGGCGCCACCGTCGACGCCGCCGAGGAGACCCGACGGGTCGTGCCGTTCGTCGCCGCCATCCGCGCCGCATACCCGGATCTGGTGATCAGCGTGGACACCTGGCGGGCCGAGGTCGCTCGGCTCGCGTGCGCCGAGGGCGCCGATCTGATCAACGACACGTGGGCCGGCGCGGACCCCGAGCTCGTGCACGTCGCCGCCGAGGTCGGTGCCGGCATCGTCTGTTCGCACACCGGCGGAGCCGTTCCCCGGACCCGGCCGCACCGCGTTCGCTACCCCGACGTGGTCGCCGACGTGCTCTCCGAGGTGACTCGATCGGCCGAGAACGCTCTGGCCGCGGGCGTGCGAGCGGACGGGATCATCATCGATCCGACCCACGATTTCGGCAAGAACACCTATCACGGGCTCGAACTGTTGCGTCGGATCGACAGTCTTGTAAACACCGGATGGCCTGTCCTGATGGCACTGAGCAACAAGGATTTCATCGGGGAGACTCTGGGTGTAGGACTTGCCGAACGGTTGGAGGGAACATTGGCCGCGACAGCTTTGACGGCATCACAGGGTGCTCGGATGTTCCGGGTGCACGAGGTGGCAGCGACGAGACGGGTGGTCGACATGGTGGCAGCGATAGCAGGCACCAGGGCTCCCGCCCGGACGGTACGGGGTCTGGCATGA
- a CDS encoding long-chain-acyl-CoA synthetase produces MGAEARHKVGLLDIAATLPKMTAALPSVLRGVPGFLRKPDDKESIGHIFQRVAAKTPDHPFVRFEGDTLTYGQANDLVNRYASVLTDRGVRRGDVVGVLAKNSMRTLLVALATVKLGATAGMLNFNQRGDVLEHSLGILDARVLVVDGDCVEALESLDEALPEKVILHADELDEKAASASAENPATTAEVQAKEKAFYIFTSGTTGMPKASLMSHFRWMKSMSGLGSMGVRLDKNDVLYCCLPLYHNNALTVSLSSVLASGATIAIGKQFSVSNFWKDVRENEATAFTYIGELCRYLLTQDETPQDSDNTIKLIVGNGLRPEIWEEFTTRFGIERVAEFYGASECNIAFINAFNIDRTAGFCPLPYAVVEYDDETGKAKRDDNGRLRKVGSGGVGLLLSKITDRAPFDGYSDEEATNKKLLKDGFKDGDCWFDTGDLVRQQGFRHVAFVDRLGDTFRWKGENVATTQVEGALNSHPDVDQAVVFGVDVPGTDGKAGMAAVTLRHDKSFDGASFAEHAYKNLPGYAVPLFIRVVDSLEATSTFKSKKVELRKVGYGDGDGDLFVLKGKSGGYVESYDEYVDEVGAGKLPKG; encoded by the coding sequence ATGGGTGCCGAGGCTCGTCACAAGGTCGGATTGCTCGACATCGCCGCCACACTTCCGAAGATGACGGCGGCGCTGCCCAGTGTCCTCCGGGGTGTGCCCGGGTTCCTGCGCAAGCCCGACGACAAGGAGTCGATCGGCCACATCTTCCAGCGCGTCGCGGCGAAGACGCCGGACCACCCGTTCGTACGTTTCGAGGGCGACACCCTCACGTACGGCCAGGCCAACGATCTGGTGAACCGGTACGCGAGCGTGCTCACCGACCGCGGCGTCCGGCGCGGTGACGTCGTCGGTGTGCTGGCCAAGAACTCGATGCGCACGCTGCTGGTGGCCCTGGCCACCGTCAAGCTCGGCGCCACGGCCGGAATGCTGAACTTCAATCAGCGCGGCGACGTGCTCGAGCACAGTCTCGGCATCCTCGACGCGCGCGTCCTCGTCGTGGACGGCGACTGCGTCGAGGCCCTCGAGTCCCTCGACGAGGCGCTCCCGGAGAAGGTCATCCTGCACGCGGACGAGCTGGACGAGAAGGCGGCGTCGGCGAGCGCGGAGAACCCGGCCACCACGGCCGAGGTCCAGGCCAAGGAGAAGGCGTTCTACATCTTCACCTCCGGCACCACGGGCATGCCCAAGGCCAGCCTGATGAGCCACTTCCGCTGGATGAAGTCCATGTCCGGTCTCGGCAGCATGGGCGTGCGTCTGGACAAGAACGACGTCCTCTACTGCTGCCTCCCGCTTTATCACAACAACGCGCTGACGGTGTCCCTGTCGTCCGTGCTGGCGTCCGGCGCCACCATCGCCATCGGCAAGCAGTTCTCGGTGTCCAACTTCTGGAAGGACGTCCGCGAGAACGAGGCCACCGCGTTCACCTACATCGGTGAGCTGTGCCGCTACCTGCTGACGCAGGACGAGACCCCGCAGGACTCCGACAACACGATCAAGCTGATCGTGGGCAACGGGCTGCGCCCGGAGATCTGGGAGGAGTTCACCACCCGCTTCGGCATCGAGCGCGTGGCGGAGTTCTACGGCGCCAGCGAGTGCAACATCGCGTTCATCAACGCCTTCAACATCGACCGCACCGCAGGCTTCTGCCCGTTGCCGTACGCCGTCGTCGAGTACGACGACGAGACGGGCAAGGCCAAGCGGGACGACAACGGTCGGCTGCGCAAGGTGGGGTCCGGCGGCGTGGGCCTGCTGCTGTCGAAGATCACCGACCGCGCGCCGTTCGACGGGTACTCCGACGAGGAGGCCACGAACAAGAAGCTCCTCAAGGACGGGTTCAAGGACGGCGACTGCTGGTTCGACACCGGAGACCTGGTGCGTCAGCAGGGCTTCCGGCACGTGGCGTTCGTCGACCGTCTCGGCGACACCTTCCGGTGGAAGGGCGAGAACGTCGCCACGACCCAGGTGGAGGGCGCGCTCAACTCGCACCCCGACGTCGATCAGGCCGTGGTCTTCGGTGTCGACGTTCCCGGTACCGACGGCAAGGCGGGCATGGCGGCGGTGACCCTGCGCCACGACAAGAGCTTCGACGGCGCGAGCTTCGCCGAGCACGCCTACAAGAACCTGCCCGGCTACGCCGTGCCGCTGTTCATCCGCGTCGTGGACTCGCTCGAGGCCACGTCCACGTTCAAGAGCAAGAAGGTCGAGCTCCGCAAGGTGGGCTACGGCGACGGGGACGGCGACCTGTTCGTCCTGAAGGGCAAGTCCGGCGGTTACGTCGAGAGCTACGACGAGTACGTCGACGAGGTCGGTGCCGGCAAGCTGCCCAAGGGCTGA
- a CDS encoding TIGR00730 family Rossman fold protein produces the protein MTGSIAVCVYCASGPVEQHHLDLAAAVGTEIGRRGGTLVSGGGNVSMMGAVAAAARAAGAFTVGVIPQALVHREVADIDADELVVTETMRERKRIMDDRADAFITLPGGIGTLEELFETWTAGYLGMHDKPVVVLDPVNHFTPLFDWMRSLVRTGFVSERSLDRLVVTADVDTALTACGLVQGTRTVNITNQ, from the coding sequence GTGACCGGGTCGATCGCGGTGTGCGTCTACTGCGCGTCCGGCCCGGTGGAGCAGCATCACCTCGATCTGGCCGCCGCCGTGGGCACCGAGATCGGACGTCGCGGCGGCACGTTGGTGTCCGGGGGCGGCAACGTCTCCATGATGGGCGCCGTCGCGGCGGCCGCACGCGCCGCGGGGGCATTCACGGTGGGAGTCATCCCGCAGGCCCTGGTGCACCGCGAGGTGGCGGACATCGATGCCGACGAGCTGGTGGTCACCGAGACGATGCGCGAGCGCAAACGCATCATGGACGACCGGGCGGACGCGTTCATCACGCTCCCGGGCGGGATCGGCACGCTCGAGGAACTGTTCGAGACCTGGACCGCCGGATATCTGGGAATGCACGACAAACCGGTCGTAGTCTTGGATCCCGTGAACCACTTCACACCGCTGTTCGACTGGATGCGCTCGCTCGTCCGGACGGGATTCGTCTCCGAGCGCTCGCTCGATCGCCTGGTCGTCACGGCGGACGTGGACACGGCTCTGACGGCGTGTGGGCTCGTGCAGGGCACGCGCACCGTGAACATTACCAATCAGTAA
- a CDS encoding TIGR00730 family Rossman fold protein yields the protein MGAHESRENAGERSTNYRGPVMDRREFGGSTTDQRLLDSRGSADWLHTDPWRVLRIQSEFVEGFGALAELPRAVTVFGSARTSRESAEYALGVELGTALAGAGYAVVTGGGPGAMEAANKGACESGGFSVGLGIELPFEQSLNEWVDLGVNFRYFFVRKTMFVKYSQAFVCMPGGFGTLDELFEALTLVQTRKVTRFPIILFGTQFWGGLLDWIRTTLVAAGTVSEADLELIRCTDSVAEVVRWVDESRAAEIAATESRASETEQ from the coding sequence ATGGGAGCGCACGAGAGCCGGGAGAACGCCGGCGAGAGGTCCACGAACTACCGCGGGCCCGTCATGGACCGACGGGAGTTCGGTGGGTCCACCACCGATCAGCGGCTCCTCGACTCGCGGGGCTCCGCCGACTGGCTGCACACCGATCCGTGGCGTGTGCTGCGGATCCAGAGCGAGTTCGTCGAGGGCTTCGGCGCACTCGCGGAACTGCCTCGGGCCGTCACGGTGTTCGGGTCGGCACGGACGTCGCGCGAGTCCGCGGAGTACGCGCTCGGCGTCGAACTGGGCACCGCGTTGGCCGGCGCCGGCTACGCCGTGGTGACGGGCGGGGGACCGGGCGCGATGGAGGCCGCCAACAAGGGGGCCTGCGAATCGGGCGGGTTCTCGGTCGGCCTCGGTATCGAGCTGCCCTTCGAGCAGTCGCTCAACGAGTGGGTGGACCTCGGCGTCAACTTCCGCTACTTCTTCGTCCGCAAGACGATGTTCGTCAAGTACTCGCAGGCCTTCGTCTGCATGCCGGGCGGATTCGGCACGCTCGACGAGTTGTTCGAGGCACTCACGCTGGTGCAGACCCGCAAGGTCACCCGGTTCCCCATCATCCTGTTCGGCACGCAGTTCTGGGGCGGGCTGCTCGACTGGATCCGCACCACGCTGGTGGCCGCCGGCACGGTGTCCGAGGCGGATCTCGAGCTGATCCGCTGCACGGACAGTGTCGCGGAGGTGGTCCGCTGGGTCGACGAGAGCCGGGCGGCCGAGATCGCGGCGACCGAGTCGCGGGCGAGCGAGACCGAGCAGTGA